GTAAGCTTTGAACTACAAGCTTCAGGCCGCAAGCTACAAGTGAGAAATAAAAAGGTGCTGCTCATAGGAGCCGCACCTTTTTATTTGATTATCAATTGATTAGATATATTTCTATTTTGAGCTTGCAGCTTGTAACTTGAAGCCTGTAGCTTTTCCTCTCTTTTTCTTTGAAATTCCCCTTCATCTCCCTACCTTTGCCGCCCCAAAAGTTCTTTTTTCGAAAGAATGATTGAGTTTGGGAGTTCCGCCATAAGGCGAGACGTTATCACCAATTAAATCAAAAAGCAATGGCCAAAGAAATCACCGGCTATGTGAAGTTGCAGGTTAAAGGCGGACAAGCCAATCCAGCACCTCCCGTAGGTCCAGCCCTTGGTTCGAAGGGTATCAACATCATGGAGTTCTGTAAGCAATTCAATGCTAGAACCCAAGACAAAATGGGAAAAGTAGTTCCTGTTTTGATCACTGTTTACGCGGATAAGTCTTTCGACTTCATCATCAAAACCGCTCCAGCTGCTGTTCAATTAATGGAAGCTGCGAAGATTCAGAAAGGATCTAAAGAAAGTAACCGTCAAAAAGTAGGTAAAGTAACCTGGGATCAGGTTGAAGCAATCGCGAAAGACAAG
Above is a genomic segment from Sediminibacterium sp. KACHI17 containing:
- the rplK gene encoding 50S ribosomal protein L11, which gives rise to MAKEITGYVKLQVKGGQANPAPPVGPALGSKGINIMEFCKQFNARTQDKMGKVVPVLITVYADKSFDFIIKTAPAAVQLMEAAKIQKGSKESNRQKVGKVTWDQVEAIAKDKMSDLNAFTLNSAMSMVAGTARSMGLTVEGKAPWENN